Proteins from one Ovis aries strain OAR_USU_Benz2616 breed Rambouillet chromosome 12, ARS-UI_Ramb_v3.0, whole genome shotgun sequence genomic window:
- the SLC2A5 gene encoding solute carrier family 2, facilitated glucose transporter member 5 isoform X1 codes for MRDMSDDESTGDTVSALGRLTPVIVLATLIAAFGSSFQYGYNVATINSPSEFMKDFYNYTYYDRVGEYMNEFYLTLLWSVTVSMFPFGGFLGSLMVGRLVNNLGRKGTLLFNNIFSIVPALLMGFSDLAKSFEMIIAARVLVGICAGLSSNVVPMYLGELAPKNWRGALGVVPQLFITIGILVAQIFGLRSLLANEEGWPILLGLTGIPAVLQLLFLPFFPESPRYLLIQKKDEEAAKRALRRLRGWHDVDAEIEEILEEDRAEKAAGFISVLKLFKMRSLRWQVISIIVLMAGQQLSGVNAIYYYADQIYLSAGVKEDDVQYVTAGTGAVNVLITVCAIFVVELMGRRFLLLLGFSVCFTACCVLTGALAMQDVISWMPYVSIACVISYVIGHALGPSPIPALLVTEIFLQSSRPAAYMVAGTVHWLSNFTVGLVFPFIQVGLGAYSFVIFAVICFLTTVYIFLIIPETKSKTFIEINQIFIKMNKVPGVHPEKEELKEFPPSTARQ; via the exons AGGCTGACACCCGTGATTGTTCTGGCGACACTGATAGCTGCCTTTGGGTCGTCCTTCCAGTATGGGTACAACGTAGCTACTATTAACTCTCCTTCTGAG TTCATGAAAGACTTCTACAACTATACCTACTATGACAGAGTCGGTGAATACATGAACGAGTTCTACTTGACCTTGCTGTGGTCGGTTACTGTGTCCATGTTTCCCTTCGGAGGCTTCCTCGGCTCTCTCATGGTCGGCCGCTTGGTGAATAACCTAGGCAG AAAAGGAACCTTGCTGTTCAACAACATCTTCTCCATCGTGCCTGCGCTCTTGATGGGATTCAGTGACCTCGCCAAGTCATTTGAGATGATCATTGCGGCCAGGGTCTTGGTGGGAATATGTGCAG GTCTGTCTTCCAATGTCGTCCCCATGTACTTAGGGGAGCTGGCCCCTAAGAACTGGAGGGGTGCCCTGGGGGTGGTGCCCCAGCTCTTTATCACCATCGGAATCCTTGTGGCCCAGATCTTTGGTCTTCGGAGTCTCCTGGCAAACGAAGAAG GCTGGCCCATCCTCCTCGGATTGACTGGGATCCCCGCCGTGCTGCAGCTCCTCTTCCTGCCCTTCTTCCCTGAGAGCCCCAGGTACCTGCTGATTCAgaagaaagatgaagaagctgCCAAACGCG CTCTGAGGAGGCTGCGTGGCTGGCACGATGTGGACGCGGAGATAGAGGagatcctggaggaggacagggctgAGAAGGCTGCAGGCTTCATCTCCGTGCTGAAGCTGTTCAAGATGAGGTCCCTGCGGTGGCAAGTCATCTCCATCATCGTCCTGATGGCGGGCCAGCAGCTCTCCGGAGTGAATGCG ATCTACTACTACGCAGACCAGATTTACCTGAGCGCCGGGGTGAAAGAGGACGATGTCCAGTATGTGACGGCAGGCACTGGTGCTGTCAACGTGCTGATAACCGTCTGCGCC ATTTTCGTGGTGGAACTTATGGGGAGGAGATTCCTACTcctcctgggcttctctgtctgttTCACTGCCTGCTGCGTGCTGACGGGTGCCTTGGCTATGCAG GACGTGATATCCTGGATGCCCTATGTCAGCATCGCCTGTGTCATCTCCTACGTCATAGGGCATGCCCTTGGGCCCA GTCCCATCCCCGCACTGCTCGTCACTGAGATCTTCCTGCAGTCCTCCCGGCCAGCTGCCTACATGGTGGCGGGTACTGTTCACTGGCTCTCCAACTTCACTGTGGGCTTGGTCTTCCCATTCATCCAA GTGGGCCTTGGAGCTTACAGTTTCGTCATTTTTGCTGTGATATGTTTTCTCACCACCGTCTACATCTTCCTGATCATCCCGGAAACCAAGTCCAAGACCTTCATAGAAATCAATCAGATCTTCATCAAGATGAACAAAGTGCCAGGGGTGCACCCAGAAAAGGAGGAGCTAAAGGAGTTTCCACCCTCAACTGCAAGGCAGTAA
- the SLC2A5 gene encoding solute carrier family 2, facilitated glucose transporter member 5 (The RefSeq protein has 2 substitutions compared to this genomic sequence): MEPQDPVKREGRLTPVIVLATLIAAFGSSFQYGYNVATINSPSEFMKDFYNYTYYDRVGEYMNEFYLTLLWSVTVSMFPFGGFLGSLMVGPLVNNLGRKGTLLFNNIFSIVPALLMGFSDLAKSFEMIIVARVLVGICAGLSSNVVPMYLGELAPKNWRGALGVVPQLFITIGILVAQIFGLRSLLANEEGWPILLGLTGIPAVLQLLFLPFFPESPRYLLIQKKDEEAAKRALRRLRGWHDVDAEIEEILEEDRAEKAAGFISVLKLFKMRSLRWQVISIIVLMAGQQLSGVNAIYYYADQIYLSAGVKEDDVQYVTAGTGAVNVLITVCAIFVVELMGRRFLLLLGFSVCFTACCVLTGALAMQDVISWMPYVSIACVISYVIGHALGPSPIPALLVTEIFLQSSRPAAYMVAGTVHWLSNFTVGLVFPFIQVGLGAYSFVIFAVICFLTTVYIFLIIPETKSKTFIEINQIFIKMNKVPGVHPEKEELKEFPPSTARQ; the protein is encoded by the exons AGGCTGACACCCGTGATTGTTCTGGCGACACTGATAGCTGCCTTTGGGTCGTCCTTCCAGTATGGGTACAACGTAGCTACTATTAACTCTCCTTCTGAG TTCATGAAAGACTTCTACAACTATACCTACTATGACAGAGTCGGTGAATACATGAACGAGTTCTACTTGACCTTGCTGTGGTCGGTTACTGTGTCCATGTTTCCCTTCGGAGGCTTCCTCGGCTCTCTCATGGTCGGCCGCTTGGTGAATAACCTAGGCAG AAAAGGAACCTTGCTGTTCAACAACATCTTCTCCATCGTGCCTGCGCTCTTGATGGGATTCAGTGACCTCGCCAAGTCATTTGAGATGATCATTGCGGCCAGGGTCTTGGTGGGAATATGTGCAG GTCTGTCTTCCAATGTCGTCCCCATGTACTTAGGGGAGCTGGCCCCTAAGAACTGGAGGGGTGCCCTGGGGGTGGTGCCCCAGCTCTTTATCACCATCGGAATCCTTGTGGCCCAGATCTTTGGTCTTCGGAGTCTCCTGGCAAACGAAGAAG GCTGGCCCATCCTCCTCGGATTGACTGGGATCCCCGCCGTGCTGCAGCTCCTCTTCCTGCCCTTCTTCCCTGAGAGCCCCAGGTACCTGCTGATTCAgaagaaagatgaagaagctgCCAAACGCG CTCTGAGGAGGCTGCGTGGCTGGCACGATGTGGACGCGGAGATAGAGGagatcctggaggaggacagggctgAGAAGGCTGCAGGCTTCATCTCCGTGCTGAAGCTGTTCAAGATGAGGTCCCTGCGGTGGCAAGTCATCTCCATCATCGTCCTGATGGCGGGCCAGCAGCTCTCCGGAGTGAATGCG ATCTACTACTACGCAGACCAGATTTACCTGAGCGCCGGGGTGAAAGAGGACGATGTCCAGTATGTGACGGCAGGCACTGGTGCTGTCAACGTGCTGATAACCGTCTGCGCC ATTTTCGTGGTGGAACTTATGGGGAGGAGATTCCTACTcctcctgggcttctctgtctgttTCACTGCCTGCTGCGTGCTGACGGGTGCCTTGGCTATGCAG GACGTGATATCCTGGATGCCCTATGTCAGCATCGCCTGTGTCATCTCCTACGTCATAGGGCATGCCCTTGGGCCCA GTCCCATCCCCGCACTGCTCGTCACTGAGATCTTCCTGCAGTCCTCCCGGCCAGCTGCCTACATGGTGGCGGGTACTGTTCACTGGCTCTCCAACTTCACTGTGGGCTTGGTCTTCCCATTCATCCAA GTGGGCCTTGGAGCTTACAGTTTCGTCATTTTTGCTGTGATATGTTTTCTCACCACCGTCTACATCTTCCTGATCATCCCGGAAACCAAGTCCAAGACCTTCATAGAAATCAATCAGATCTTCATCAAGATGAACAAAGTGCCAGGGGTGCACCCAGAAAAGGAGGAGCTAAAGGAGTTTCCACCCTCAACTGCAAGGCAGTAA
- the SLC2A5 gene encoding solute carrier family 2, facilitated glucose transporter member 5 isoform X2 gives MRDMSDDESTGDTVSALGRLTPVIVLATLIAAFGSSFQYGYNVATINSPSEFMKDFYNYTYYDRVGEYMNEFYLTLLWSVTVSMFPFGGFLGSLMVGRLVNNLGRKGTLLFNNIFSIVPALLMGFSDLAKSFEMIIAARVLVGICAGLSSNVVPMYLGELAPKNWRGALGVVPQLFITIGILVAQIFGLRSLLANEEGWPILLGLTGIPAVLQLLFLPFFPESPRYLLIQKKDEEAAKRALRRLRGWHDVDAEIEEILEEDRAEKAAGFISVLKLFKMRSLRWQVISIIVLMAGQQLSGVNAIYYYADQIYLSAGVKEDDVQYVTAGTGAVNVLITVCAIFVVELMGRRFLLLLGFSVCFTACCVLTGALAMQVPSPHCSSLRSSCSPPGQLPTWWRVLFTGSPTSLWAWSSHSSKWALELTVSSFLL, from the exons AGGCTGACACCCGTGATTGTTCTGGCGACACTGATAGCTGCCTTTGGGTCGTCCTTCCAGTATGGGTACAACGTAGCTACTATTAACTCTCCTTCTGAG TTCATGAAAGACTTCTACAACTATACCTACTATGACAGAGTCGGTGAATACATGAACGAGTTCTACTTGACCTTGCTGTGGTCGGTTACTGTGTCCATGTTTCCCTTCGGAGGCTTCCTCGGCTCTCTCATGGTCGGCCGCTTGGTGAATAACCTAGGCAG AAAAGGAACCTTGCTGTTCAACAACATCTTCTCCATCGTGCCTGCGCTCTTGATGGGATTCAGTGACCTCGCCAAGTCATTTGAGATGATCATTGCGGCCAGGGTCTTGGTGGGAATATGTGCAG GTCTGTCTTCCAATGTCGTCCCCATGTACTTAGGGGAGCTGGCCCCTAAGAACTGGAGGGGTGCCCTGGGGGTGGTGCCCCAGCTCTTTATCACCATCGGAATCCTTGTGGCCCAGATCTTTGGTCTTCGGAGTCTCCTGGCAAACGAAGAAG GCTGGCCCATCCTCCTCGGATTGACTGGGATCCCCGCCGTGCTGCAGCTCCTCTTCCTGCCCTTCTTCCCTGAGAGCCCCAGGTACCTGCTGATTCAgaagaaagatgaagaagctgCCAAACGCG CTCTGAGGAGGCTGCGTGGCTGGCACGATGTGGACGCGGAGATAGAGGagatcctggaggaggacagggctgAGAAGGCTGCAGGCTTCATCTCCGTGCTGAAGCTGTTCAAGATGAGGTCCCTGCGGTGGCAAGTCATCTCCATCATCGTCCTGATGGCGGGCCAGCAGCTCTCCGGAGTGAATGCG ATCTACTACTACGCAGACCAGATTTACCTGAGCGCCGGGGTGAAAGAGGACGATGTCCAGTATGTGACGGCAGGCACTGGTGCTGTCAACGTGCTGATAACCGTCTGCGCC ATTTTCGTGGTGGAACTTATGGGGAGGAGATTCCTACTcctcctgggcttctctgtctgttTCACTGCCTGCTGCGTGCTGACGGGTGCCTTGGCTATGCAG GTCCCATCCCCGCACTGCTCGTCACTGAGATCTTCCTGCAGTCCTCCCGGCCAGCTGCCTACATGGTGGCGGGTACTGTTCACTGGCTCTCCAACTTCACTGTGGGCTTGGTCTTCCCATTCATCCAA GTGGGCCTTGGAGCTTACAGTTTCGTCATTTTTGCTGTGA
- the SLC2A5 gene encoding solute carrier family 2, facilitated glucose transporter member 5 isoform X3 has protein sequence MEPQDPVKREGRLTPVIVLATLIAAFGSSFQYGYNVATINSPSEFMKDFYNYTYYDRVGEYMNEFYLTLLWSVTVSMFPFGGFLGSLMVGRLVNNLGRKGTLLFNNIFSIVPALLMGFSDLAKSFEMIIAARVLVGICAGLSSNVVPMYLGELAPKNWRGALGVVPQLFITIGILVAQIFGLRSLLANEEGWPILLGLTGIPAVLQLLFLPFFPESPRYLLIQKKDEEAAKRALRRLRGWHDVDAEIEEILEEDRAEKAAGFISVLKLFKMRSLRWQVISIIVLMAGQQLSGVNAIYYYADQIYLSAGVKEDDVQYVTAGTGAVNVLITVCAIFVVELMGRRFLLLLGFSVCFTACCVLTGALAMQVPSPHCSSLRSSCSPPGQLPTWWRVLFTGSPTSLWAWSSHSSKWALELTVSSFLL, from the exons AGGCTGACACCCGTGATTGTTCTGGCGACACTGATAGCTGCCTTTGGGTCGTCCTTCCAGTATGGGTACAACGTAGCTACTATTAACTCTCCTTCTGAG TTCATGAAAGACTTCTACAACTATACCTACTATGACAGAGTCGGTGAATACATGAACGAGTTCTACTTGACCTTGCTGTGGTCGGTTACTGTGTCCATGTTTCCCTTCGGAGGCTTCCTCGGCTCTCTCATGGTCGGCCGCTTGGTGAATAACCTAGGCAG AAAAGGAACCTTGCTGTTCAACAACATCTTCTCCATCGTGCCTGCGCTCTTGATGGGATTCAGTGACCTCGCCAAGTCATTTGAGATGATCATTGCGGCCAGGGTCTTGGTGGGAATATGTGCAG GTCTGTCTTCCAATGTCGTCCCCATGTACTTAGGGGAGCTGGCCCCTAAGAACTGGAGGGGTGCCCTGGGGGTGGTGCCCCAGCTCTTTATCACCATCGGAATCCTTGTGGCCCAGATCTTTGGTCTTCGGAGTCTCCTGGCAAACGAAGAAG GCTGGCCCATCCTCCTCGGATTGACTGGGATCCCCGCCGTGCTGCAGCTCCTCTTCCTGCCCTTCTTCCCTGAGAGCCCCAGGTACCTGCTGATTCAgaagaaagatgaagaagctgCCAAACGCG CTCTGAGGAGGCTGCGTGGCTGGCACGATGTGGACGCGGAGATAGAGGagatcctggaggaggacagggctgAGAAGGCTGCAGGCTTCATCTCCGTGCTGAAGCTGTTCAAGATGAGGTCCCTGCGGTGGCAAGTCATCTCCATCATCGTCCTGATGGCGGGCCAGCAGCTCTCCGGAGTGAATGCG ATCTACTACTACGCAGACCAGATTTACCTGAGCGCCGGGGTGAAAGAGGACGATGTCCAGTATGTGACGGCAGGCACTGGTGCTGTCAACGTGCTGATAACCGTCTGCGCC ATTTTCGTGGTGGAACTTATGGGGAGGAGATTCCTACTcctcctgggcttctctgtctgttTCACTGCCTGCTGCGTGCTGACGGGTGCCTTGGCTATGCAG GTCCCATCCCCGCACTGCTCGTCACTGAGATCTTCCTGCAGTCCTCCCGGCCAGCTGCCTACATGGTGGCGGGTACTGTTCACTGGCTCTCCAACTTCACTGTGGGCTTGGTCTTCCCATTCATCCAA GTGGGCCTTGGAGCTTACAGTTTCGTCATTTTTGCTGTGA